A single genomic interval of uncultured Desulfobulbus sp. harbors:
- a CDS encoding ATP-binding protein has translation MRLSLRLGIRYRLFIAFFAATCCVIISMFVITRISFERGAFRYIKGIEKERLEELARNLEELYAVKGNWSFLQDEATSWSILVNDAEDSRPRGDHHHRPRGKLLEGHGPELDMELLPPPPPRHHHDFAQRVLLLDGKNAQLRGQPGPWRTEPYLLPLTAGGKNIGSLGLVPPKFLNDLRIRHFVSEQHRTLFLTAMCLAAGAALLSLPLAGRMVRRIMTLAKATNRLASGEYGTRVPAESWDELGQLARDFNRLAQTLESNEQLRRRWVADISHELRTPLSVLRGEIEAVQDGVRPLNAQTMEVLHNEILHLGRLVEDLYELSLADIGALHYRKRELDWAALVAQTMESAREQFRQKTLALQYIGPTSGLPLWGDGERLRQLLANLLQNTLRYTDAGGRLEVRLVAGKEQYRLVFADSAPGVPAASLERLFDRLYRVEGSRNRARGGAGLGLALCKSIVEAHGGSISASAAALGGLQITIELPING, from the coding sequence ATGCGTCTGTCATTGCGCCTTGGTATTCGATACCGTTTGTTTATTGCCTTTTTTGCCGCCACCTGCTGTGTGATCATCAGCATGTTCGTCATCACCAGGATCAGTTTTGAGCGGGGGGCCTTTCGTTATATTAAAGGGATTGAAAAAGAGCGCTTGGAGGAGTTGGCCCGGAACCTGGAGGAATTGTATGCCGTCAAAGGCAACTGGAGCTTTTTGCAGGATGAGGCAACCTCCTGGTCGATCCTGGTCAACGATGCGGAGGATTCCAGGCCCAGAGGGGACCATCATCATCGGCCTCGGGGGAAATTGCTTGAGGGTCACGGCCCCGAACTTGACATGGAACTGCTGCCACCCCCGCCCCCGAGACATCACCATGATTTTGCCCAGAGGGTATTACTGCTCGACGGTAAAAACGCACAGCTGCGGGGCCAGCCCGGGCCGTGGAGAACGGAGCCGTACCTGCTGCCGCTTACGGCCGGAGGGAAGAATATCGGTTCGCTTGGGCTGGTGCCGCCGAAATTTCTCAATGATCTGCGCATTCGCCATTTCGTCAGCGAGCAGCATCGCACACTCTTTCTCACCGCAATGTGTCTGGCGGCCGGGGCGGCGTTGCTCTCCCTGCCTCTGGCGGGGCGTATGGTCCGCAGGATAATGACTTTGGCCAAGGCGACCAACCGCCTGGCCTCGGGCGAGTACGGCACCAGGGTTCCCGCGGAAAGCTGGGACGAGCTGGGGCAGTTGGCCCGGGATTTCAATCGGCTTGCCCAAACCCTTGAAAGCAACGAGCAACTCCGCCGTCGCTGGGTGGCGGATATTTCCCATGAGCTGCGTACCCCTCTTTCTGTTCTCCGCGGAGAGATTGAAGCGGTCCAGGATGGAGTCAGGCCCTTGAACGCGCAGACCATGGAGGTGCTTCACAATGAAATCCTTCATTTAGGCCGCCTGGTGGAGGACCTCTACGAGTTGTCTCTGGCCGATATCGGTGCCTTGCACTACCGCAAGCGAGAACTCGACTGGGCAGCTCTGGTGGCGCAGACCATGGAATCCGCACGGGAGCAATTCCGGCAAAAGACATTGGCCTTGCAGTATATTGGCCCGACATCGGGCTTGCCCCTGTGGGGCGACGGCGAGCGGCTCCGGCAACTGCTGGCAAATCTGCTGCAAAACACCCTGCGCTACACCGATGCGGGCGGACGTCTCGAGGTGCGGTTGGTTGCAGGGAAGGAGCAGTACCGGCTTGTGTTTGCCGACTCGGCACCGGGGGTGCCGGCCGCCTCCCTGGAGCGGCTCTTTGATCGTCTTTATCGGGTAGAGGGGTCACGCAACCGTGCACGCGGAGGGGCCGGATTGGGTCTGGCGCTGTGCAAATCCATTGTCGAGGCGCATGGCGGTAGTATTTCGGCATCCGCTGCCGCCCTGGGAGGCCTGCAGATAACCATCGAACTGCCGATAAACGGATAA
- a CDS encoding MacB family efflux pump subunit has translation MTSTPLLQLQDVCRDYPSGDEVLTVLNAINLTIQAGEMVAIVGTSGSGKSTLMNIIGCLDRPSRGVYRVNGQETGALEPDELAYLRREYFGFIFQRYHLLANLDALANVEIPAIYAGMDSKARLQRAEKILSRLNMADRLEHVPGQLSGGQQQRVSIARALMNGGSVILADEPTGALDSTSGNEVIKVLKELNQDGHTVILVTHDMQVAQHADRIIELRDGVITADRQVREPGKSVQPALPKANGVSAWRAQWGRFTEAFRMAVLAMASHRLRTLLTMLGIIIGIASVVSVVALGEGSRQRILKDISSMGTNTINIYSGKDFGDMRSGKIQTLVPRDADALAQQPYVDTVTPVITTSTTLLYRNISVTAQVNGVGEDYFRVKGLEIDKGQRFERTSIRATAQDVVIDDNTKKSLFSDHPGPILGEVIMLGSMPCRIIGVTKKLDTNFGDTDSLRVWVPYTTAMTRLTGQQYLKAIIVRVADNVSTNVAEQSLVKLLTQRHGTKDFFVSNLDAIRQTIEKTTQTMTLLISSIALISLVVGGIGVMNIMLVSVTERTQEIGVRMAVGARHSDIMQQFLIEAILVCLLGGLLGVSLALGVGLAVKLSGSDFKMVYSTTAIISAFLCSTFIGVLFGYLPARNAARLDPVVALARE, from the coding sequence ATGACGTCAACACCGCTTCTCCAACTGCAAGACGTCTGTCGCGACTATCCTTCGGGCGACGAGGTCCTGACCGTACTCAACGCAATCAACCTGACCATCCAGGCCGGGGAGATGGTTGCCATTGTCGGCACCTCGGGCTCGGGCAAGTCGACCCTGATGAACATCATCGGCTGCCTGGACCGCCCCAGCCGCGGTGTTTACCGGGTCAACGGCCAGGAGACCGGAGCCCTGGAGCCCGACGAACTGGCCTATCTGCGCCGCGAATACTTCGGTTTCATCTTTCAGCGCTATCACCTTCTCGCTAACCTTGACGCACTGGCCAACGTTGAAATTCCGGCAATTTACGCGGGAATGGACAGCAAGGCGCGTCTGCAGCGGGCCGAAAAAATCCTTAGCCGGCTCAACATGGCCGACCGCCTGGAACACGTCCCCGGGCAGTTATCCGGTGGTCAGCAGCAGCGGGTCTCCATTGCCCGGGCCCTGATGAACGGCGGTTCGGTGATACTCGCCGACGAGCCCACTGGCGCCCTTGACTCCACCAGCGGCAACGAGGTGATCAAGGTGCTCAAGGAGCTGAATCAAGATGGACACACCGTCATCCTGGTCACCCACGACATGCAGGTGGCCCAACACGCCGATCGCATCATCGAGCTGCGCGACGGAGTGATCACCGCCGATCGACAGGTCAGAGAACCAGGAAAATCCGTGCAACCGGCATTGCCCAAGGCTAACGGCGTGTCAGCCTGGCGTGCCCAGTGGGGCCGGTTCACCGAGGCCTTTCGCATGGCAGTGCTTGCCATGGCCTCACACCGACTGCGGACCCTGTTGACTATGCTTGGTATTATCATCGGCATTGCCTCGGTGGTGTCGGTGGTGGCGCTGGGTGAAGGTTCACGACAGCGAATCCTCAAGGATATCAGCTCAATGGGCACCAACACGATCAACATCTATTCAGGCAAGGATTTCGGTGATATGCGCTCGGGCAAGATCCAGACCTTGGTTCCCCGCGATGCCGATGCCCTGGCTCAGCAGCCCTATGTGGATACGGTCACCCCTGTAATTACGACCTCGACAACGCTCTTGTACCGCAACATCAGCGTCACCGCTCAAGTCAACGGGGTCGGTGAGGATTACTTTCGGGTCAAGGGGCTGGAAATTGACAAGGGGCAGCGTTTCGAGCGCACCAGCATCCGCGCCACCGCCCAGGATGTGGTCATCGACGACAACACCAAAAAGTCGCTCTTTAGCGACCATCCCGGACCGATTCTGGGTGAGGTGATCATGCTCGGCAGCATGCCCTGCCGCATTATCGGGGTCACCAAAAAACTGGACACCAACTTCGGCGACACCGACTCGCTCCGGGTGTGGGTCCCTTACACCACCGCCATGACCCGGTTGACCGGCCAGCAGTATCTCAAAGCCATCATCGTCCGGGTGGCGGATAACGTCAGTACCAATGTTGCGGAACAGAGCCTGGTGAAACTGCTGACCCAGCGCCATGGCACCAAGGATTTCTTTGTCTCCAACCTGGATGCCATCCGCCAGACCATTGAAAAGACCACCCAGACCATGACCCTGCTCATCTCCTCGATTGCCCTGATCTCGCTGGTTGTCGGCGGTATCGGGGTGATGAACATCATGCTCGTTTCCGTGACCGAACGCACCCAGGAGATCGGCGTGCGCATGGCGGTTGGCGCCCGCCACAGCGATATCATGCAGCAGTTTCTCATCGAGGCGATCCTGGTCTGTCTGCTCGGCGGCCTGCTCGGCGTGAGCCTGGCACTGGGCGTCGGTCTGGCGGTCAAACTCTCGGGAAGCGATTTCAAGATGGTCTATTCCACCACCGCCATCATTTCCGCCTTTCTCTGCTCCACCTTCATCGGCGTGCTGTTCGGCTATCTTCCCGCCCGAAATGCGGCCCGTCTGGATCCGGTGGTTGCCCTGGCCAGAGAGTAA
- a CDS encoding DUF4824 family protein yields the protein MNKVVVTRLLFAAALVVLVAVNAQVLSRIADNRTQGAESRLWLSERELPQVRWLALDNSGVDLRIRWRNLGREGNRVDDRAPSWLSGKKLEELGFVFADGRLAGELDARPDLERAVFFVLEYNGPAYHEAVRRAERALAELEQEQRANPGDTTWSSKRFQAKKRIRAEEMEQSRLFVVNAGQDAKQLRKLYNDSGRYIITRGVVRLSFHQEHGRLWARGWIQALQPGRLHLCLADRQKIEAITHDGKRDSGQSNLPRYEVEVVYGSRLEPWIAAIRERSTVEQDGNKNE from the coding sequence ATGAACAAGGTGGTGGTGACCCGGCTTCTTTTTGCAGCCGCCTTGGTGGTGCTGGTCGCGGTGAATGCGCAGGTCCTTTCGCGAATCGCCGACAACCGGACGCAGGGTGCGGAGTCCCGGCTGTGGCTCAGTGAACGGGAGTTGCCCCAGGTGCGATGGTTGGCTCTTGACAACAGCGGTGTCGATTTACGTATCCGCTGGCGTAATTTGGGACGCGAGGGCAACAGGGTCGATGATCGAGCCCCCTCCTGGCTGAGCGGTAAAAAGCTCGAGGAGCTTGGATTCGTTTTTGCCGACGGTCGTCTTGCCGGAGAACTCGATGCACGACCCGACCTGGAACGAGCAGTGTTCTTCGTGCTTGAATACAATGGTCCCGCCTATCACGAGGCGGTCCGCAGGGCGGAACGGGCCCTGGCTGAACTCGAGCAGGAACAGCGCGCCAATCCCGGTGATACAACCTGGTCGTCCAAACGGTTCCAGGCAAAAAAACGGATTCGGGCCGAGGAGATGGAGCAATCGCGACTTTTTGTGGTCAATGCTGGCCAGGATGCAAAGCAACTCCGCAAGCTCTATAACGATTCCGGCCGCTATATCATTACCCGCGGTGTGGTGCGTCTCTCCTTTCACCAAGAACACGGGCGACTTTGGGCCCGTGGCTGGATTCAGGCTCTTCAGCCGGGGAGATTGCATTTGTGCCTTGCAGATCGTCAAAAGATTGAGGCCATCACTCACGATGGCAAACGGGACAGCGGTCAGAGCAATTTGCCTCGATATGAGGTCGAGGTTGTCTACGGCAGCAGGCTCGAGCCGTGGATAGCGGCCATCCGAGAACGCTCCACTGTGGAGCAAGACGGAAACAAAAATGAGTGA
- a CDS encoding DUF2157 domain-containing protein — MHIGSKAEAQQRADQISAFRSELEDLRQEQVLSLDPLQEEAVRRFHHRLLAQLAAGFDIDTSNRQKQLSLGMGITSSIGVMGLAASVFFFYYQYWGVLDLKTQVIALISMPIVTLVLTMVAAWLEKSGYFAKLFSLITLVCFVLDLSMLGQIFNMVPNPLVMLVWALFAALLAYAVQSRFMLVMGICSFAGFLSAKAATWSGCYWISFGERPETFFPAALVVFLVSLIPHYRYSGFAALYRIFGLLFFFIPVLVLANWGALSFLDSAPVLVEMFYQVAGFVVAGAMIGLGIFCGWPEVVNTSNSFFTLLLYTKFYDWWWEWLPKYQFFLLIGLTSILMLLILKRLRRVSIRRKAEAAL; from the coding sequence ATGCACATCGGATCCAAAGCAGAGGCGCAGCAACGGGCTGATCAGATTTCCGCCTTTCGCTCCGAACTGGAGGATTTGCGCCAGGAACAGGTGCTCAGCCTCGACCCGCTCCAGGAAGAGGCGGTTCGTCGCTTCCACCATCGGTTGCTGGCTCAGCTGGCCGCCGGTTTTGATATCGACACCAGCAACCGGCAAAAACAGCTCAGCCTTGGCATGGGGATCACCTCCTCCATCGGCGTTATGGGACTGGCCGCCTCGGTCTTCTTCTTTTATTATCAATACTGGGGCGTGCTCGATCTCAAAACCCAGGTGATCGCCCTGATCTCCATGCCGATTGTCACCCTGGTGCTGACCATGGTGGCCGCCTGGCTGGAGAAATCCGGCTATTTTGCCAAGCTCTTCAGCCTGATCACCCTGGTCTGTTTTGTCCTGGATCTGTCCATGCTCGGGCAGATCTTCAACATGGTTCCCAATCCCCTGGTCATGCTTGTGTGGGCGCTTTTTGCCGCACTGCTTGCCTACGCCGTGCAGAGTCGTTTCATGCTGGTCATGGGGATCTGCAGCTTTGCCGGATTTCTCTCGGCCAAGGCCGCGACCTGGAGCGGCTGTTACTGGATCTCCTTTGGCGAGCGACCGGAAACCTTCTTTCCGGCCGCATTGGTGGTTTTTCTGGTTTCGCTCATTCCCCATTACCGGTATTCCGGCTTTGCTGCGCTTTATAGAATCTTTGGCCTGCTGTTCTTTTTTATTCCGGTGCTGGTGCTTGCCAACTGGGGGGCGCTCAGTTTTCTCGACTCTGCACCGGTCCTGGTGGAGATGTTCTATCAGGTGGCGGGCTTTGTGGTTGCCGGTGCCATGATCGGCCTGGGCATTTTTTGCGGCTGGCCTGAGGTGGTGAACACCTCCAACAGCTTTTTTACCCTGTTGCTCTATACCAAATTTTACGACTGGTGGTGGGAATGGCTTCCCAAGTACCAGTTCTTCCTGCTGATCGGCCTGACGTCCATTCTCATGCTGTTGATCCTGAAACGGCTTCGCAGGGTGTCCATCCGCCGCAAGGCAGAGGCCGCGTTATGA
- a CDS encoding alpha/beta hydrolase gives MIAMNRNDKRSRWRQLVSGWVSLLLLLALASPSIAAESLPQVVLSRDHTPITYEVYGSGEPTLVFVHGWSCDSRYWRMQVDQFAKKYRVVVLDLAGHGQSGMTRRCYFMRAFAEDVKAVTEAVGSKTVILIGHSMGGEIAAMAARMMPDRVIGLIGVDSLENVEYPLSRQEAEAMLAPMIDHFRRESRNFVQTMFRPNTNVAVRQWVLDDISSAPPSIALEALEAYLFEYVRGKIAKVFDTLKIPVVCVNGDLWPIDYEANRRHIKSFEAIIVPGGDHFLMLDKANAFNQALEKAIYIVMRKAADIR, from the coding sequence ATGATTGCAATGAATCGAAATGACAAAAGATCTCGGTGGCGGCAGCTGGTGTCCGGATGGGTCAGCCTGTTGCTGCTCTTGGCACTTGCCTCGCCGTCCATCGCTGCAGAGAGCTTGCCGCAGGTGGTACTTTCCCGGGATCACACCCCCATTACCTACGAGGTGTATGGATCTGGCGAACCGACCCTGGTGTTCGTCCATGGCTGGAGCTGTGATTCCCGCTACTGGCGGATGCAGGTTGATCAGTTTGCCAAAAAGTATCGCGTGGTGGTGCTTGATCTCGCCGGACACGGCCAGTCAGGCATGACCCGACGATGCTACTTCATGCGTGCCTTTGCCGAGGATGTCAAGGCGGTGACCGAGGCCGTGGGCAGCAAGACGGTCATCCTGATCGGCCATTCCATGGGCGGTGAAATTGCAGCCATGGCCGCACGTATGATGCCGGATCGGGTTATCGGCCTGATCGGCGTGGATAGCTTGGAGAATGTGGAATATCCCCTCAGCCGTCAGGAGGCTGAGGCAATGCTGGCGCCGATGATTGATCATTTTCGTCGTGAAAGCCGTAACTTCGTGCAGACCATGTTTCGACCGAACACCAACGTCGCGGTGCGTCAATGGGTGCTGGACGACATCTCCTCGGCACCACCCTCGATCGCCCTGGAAGCCCTGGAAGCCTACCTCTTTGAGTATGTCCGCGGGAAGATCGCCAAGGTTTTTGATACACTCAAGATACCGGTGGTCTGCGTCAACGGCGATCTCTGGCCGATCGATTATGAGGCCAACCGCCGCCATATCAAGTCGTTTGAGGCGATCATCGTCCCCGGCGGCGATCATTTTCTCATGCTCGACAAGGCAAACGCCTTTAACCAGGCATTGGAGAAAGCCATCTATATCGTCATGCGAAAGGCGGCTGATATTCGCTAA
- a CDS encoding efflux RND transporter periplasmic adaptor subunit: MQKKRKKSRWRWLLPLGLLALVATAAIWYFFSGDKQTGTMTAAVARGNIETTVLASGEIEANNLVSVGAQVSGQLQSLKVELGDKVKAGQLVAEIDSLPQQNTLQTKKAALQAIQAEKKAKEASLALAELTFNRQKKMLRGDAASREDYETAEANLKVLKAEIQTLDAEIEQARIAVDTAQIDLGYTKITSPIDGVVVAIVTKEGQTVNANQTAPTIIKVANLDRVTVKVEISEADVVKVKPGQRVYFTILGEPDNRIPAILNSIEPAPESISSDSSSSSSSSSSSTSSSSSSTAIYYMGVLDVPNPDGKLRISMTTQVNIVLAEAQNALVIPSAALGNRDRQGRYSVQVAEGPEQTRQQWVKIGLNNNVQAEILEGLSEGQQVVIGDKATAATTSSSGMRRRGPPPGML, from the coding sequence ATGCAGAAAAAGAGAAAAAAATCGCGATGGCGCTGGTTGTTGCCCCTTGGCCTCCTGGCACTGGTCGCAACCGCTGCCATTTGGTATTTTTTCAGTGGAGATAAACAAACGGGAACCATGACCGCAGCGGTTGCCCGCGGCAACATCGAGACCACGGTGTTGGCCAGCGGCGAGATCGAGGCAAACAACCTGGTCAGTGTCGGCGCACAGGTTTCCGGGCAGTTGCAATCGCTCAAGGTGGAGCTCGGCGACAAGGTCAAGGCAGGCCAACTGGTGGCGGAGATCGATTCCCTCCCGCAGCAGAATACTCTGCAGACCAAAAAAGCGGCCCTGCAAGCCATTCAGGCGGAGAAAAAAGCCAAGGAGGCTTCCCTGGCCTTGGCGGAACTCACCTTTAACCGCCAGAAAAAAATGCTCCGGGGCGACGCCGCCTCTCGTGAGGATTATGAAACCGCCGAGGCCAATCTCAAGGTCCTGAAGGCCGAGATCCAGACCCTCGATGCCGAGATCGAGCAGGCGCGCATCGCGGTGGACACGGCTCAGATCGACCTGGGCTACACCAAGATCACCTCGCCCATCGACGGCGTTGTGGTGGCAATCGTCACCAAGGAAGGTCAGACCGTCAACGCCAACCAGACCGCCCCTACCATCATCAAGGTAGCCAACCTGGATCGGGTCACGGTCAAGGTGGAGATCTCCGAGGCCGACGTGGTCAAGGTCAAGCCCGGCCAGCGGGTCTATTTCACTATACTCGGCGAGCCGGACAACCGAATTCCGGCGATACTCAACTCCATTGAACCGGCTCCAGAATCCATCTCGAGTGACAGTTCCTCCAGTTCATCGAGTTCGTCATCCTCAACCAGCAGTTCCTCCTCCAGTACGGCGATCTATTATATGGGCGTGCTGGATGTCCCCAACCCGGATGGCAAGCTGCGCATCTCCATGACCACCCAGGTCAATATCGTCCTGGCCGAGGCCCAGAATGCCCTGGTCATTCCCTCGGCCGCCCTGGGCAACAGGGATCGCCAGGGACGCTATTCGGTGCAGGTGGCCGAAGGGCCTGAACAGACCCGCCAGCAGTGGGTCAAGATCGGGCTCAATAACAATGTCCAGGCCGAAATTCTCGAAGGGCTGAGCGAAGGCCAACAGGTAGTGATCGGAGACAAGGCAACAGCCGCGACAACCTCTTCATCCGGCATGCGCAGGCGCGGACCTCCTCCAGGAATGCTGTAA
- a CDS encoding response regulator codes for MAHILIVEDEERLASLLVDYLSASGMTSHWLAEGSGVAAHVRREPPDLILLDLMLPGRDGMEICKDIRSFSRVPIIMVTARIEEIDRLLGLELGADDYICKPYSPREVVARVKAVLRRTMDTPASSTGLEIDQPAMRARINGRLLDLTAVEFNLLAFLVARPGRIYNRDQLMEQIYPDQRIVNDRTIDSHIKKLRRKIEQAAPACDLIRSVYGVGYKYEPEGGSFA; via the coding sequence ATGGCACATATACTTATTGTCGAGGATGAAGAGCGCCTGGCCTCGTTGCTGGTCGATTATCTCAGCGCCTCCGGTATGACCAGTCACTGGCTGGCCGAAGGGAGCGGTGTGGCGGCGCATGTACGGCGGGAGCCACCGGACCTGATCCTGCTGGATCTGATGCTGCCCGGCAGGGACGGCATGGAGATCTGCAAGGACATTCGGTCCTTCTCCCGCGTTCCGATCATCATGGTCACCGCGCGCATCGAGGAGATCGATCGCCTGCTCGGGTTGGAGCTGGGTGCCGATGACTATATCTGTAAGCCGTACAGCCCGCGGGAAGTGGTGGCCCGGGTCAAGGCGGTGCTGCGCCGGACCATGGATACGCCTGCCTCTTCGACCGGTCTGGAGATCGATCAACCGGCAATGCGCGCCCGCATCAATGGCCGGCTTTTGGATCTGACCGCGGTTGAATTCAATCTGCTGGCCTTTCTCGTTGCCCGGCCCGGTCGTATCTACAACCGGGATCAGCTGATGGAGCAAATCTATCCTGACCAGCGCATCGTCAATGACCGTACCATTGACAGCCATATCAAAAAGCTCCGCCGAAAAATCGAGCAGGCCGCGCCTGCGTGCGATCTGATCCGTTCGGTCTATGGGGTCGGCTACAAGTATGAGCCCGAAGGCGGCAGCTTCGCTTGA
- a CDS encoding alpha/beta fold hydrolase has product MTLLPHIEQETRPNPDAAVIWLHGLGADGSDFAPIVPELNLPPELGIRFIFPHAPSMPVTVNNGYVMPAWFDIQVMDIDRKVDKDQLLVSATAIKGFIDRERKRGIDSRRIVLAGFSQGGAVAYQVSLSHPEPLGGLIAMSTYFATSDSISLDAANQGLPIEIHHGVYDPVVPQALGIRAAEFLQAHDYAIKFRTYPMEHAVCPPQIEHISQALQRFLIQ; this is encoded by the coding sequence ATGACCCTTTTACCTCACATAGAGCAGGAAACGCGCCCCAACCCGGACGCAGCCGTGATCTGGCTCCACGGCCTCGGTGCCGATGGCTCTGACTTCGCGCCCATCGTGCCGGAGCTGAATCTGCCGCCGGAACTGGGCATTCGATTCATTTTCCCGCACGCGCCCTCAATGCCGGTCACGGTGAATAACGGCTATGTCATGCCTGCCTGGTTCGATATTCAGGTGATGGATATCGACCGCAAGGTCGACAAGGACCAGTTGTTGGTGTCGGCCACTGCCATCAAAGGTTTTATCGACCGTGAGCGCAAGCGCGGTATCGACAGCCGCCGCATTGTCCTGGCCGGTTTTTCCCAAGGGGGGGCGGTGGCCTACCAGGTCAGCCTCAGCCATCCCGAACCGTTGGGAGGGCTGATCGCCATGTCGACTTATTTTGCCACCAGCGACTCCATTTCTTTAGACGCGGCCAACCAGGGGTTGCCGATCGAGATCCATCACGGCGTCTATGATCCGGTGGTGCCCCAGGCGCTGGGCATACGTGCCGCCGAATTCCTCCAGGCGCACGACTATGCCATTAAATTTCGCACCTATCCCATGGAGCATGCGGTCTGTCCGCCACAGATCGAGCATATCTCGCAGGCGCTGCAGCGATTCCTCATTCAATAA
- a CDS encoding DUF4405 domain-containing protein, which yields MNDNSSNEHKNHPAIPLSRNWVTPLVTGAFLLSALTGILLFFGVHTGLVKWSHEWLSWLFVIAAVFHVALNYRPLTQTVTQPVGKAIMIIFVVLIGLSFLPLGNHKEHGRDHGGRHSLPFGGYRHGDH from the coding sequence ATGAACGACAACAGCTCCAATGAGCACAAGAACCATCCAGCCATACCGCTTTCGCGAAACTGGGTGACGCCATTGGTCACAGGCGCCTTTCTCCTCTCCGCCCTGACCGGGATTCTCCTCTTTTTTGGTGTCCATACCGGGCTTGTCAAGTGGAGCCACGAGTGGCTCAGTTGGCTCTTTGTGATCGCTGCGGTGTTCCATGTGGCGCTCAATTATCGCCCCCTGACGCAAACAGTCACCCAGCCGGTGGGCAAAGCCATAATGATCATCTTTGTCGTGCTCATCGGCTTGAGTTTCCTGCCTTTGGGCAATCACAAAGAGCACGGCCGTGACCATGGGGGACGGCATTCTTTACCTTTTGGAGGATATCGCCATGGCGATCATTGA